The Halictus rubicundus isolate RS-2024b chromosome 3, iyHalRubi1_principal, whole genome shotgun sequence genome includes a region encoding these proteins:
- the LOC143352617 gene encoding uncharacterized protein LOC143352617, giving the protein MADTETKETKIASTPEKKVVEEEKKPVQEVDEDSKASENGDGKETKENGSSEEKESNDNEAESTENGHTTDAPVDSCCIKRKSTTLSDTTEDSATDGASPEKKTKLEEKCAEAESNGEAEATA; this is encoded by the exons ATGGCGGATACGGAAACCAA ggAGACTAAAATTGCCTCTACTCCAGAGAAAAAAGTTgtagaagaagagaagaagccAGTTCAAGAAGTTGATGAAGATTCAAAAGCATCTGAGAATGGAGATGGAAAGGAAACCAAAGAAAATGGCTCAAGTGAAGAGAAAGAGTCAAACGATAATGAAGCAGAATCAACAGAAAATGGTCATACCACAG ATGCTCCTGTTGATAGTTGCTGTATAAAGAGGAAGTCAACAACTTTAAGTGATACAACAGAAGATTCTGCTACTGATGGTGCAAGTCccgaaaagaaaacaaaacttGAAGAAAAATGTGCTGAAGCAGAAAGCAATGGAGAAGCAGAAGCTACAGCctaa